One Chitinophagaceae bacterium C216 genomic window carries:
- the lnrL_2 gene encoding Linearmycin resistance ATP-binding protein LnrL, with the protein MADVIISVRDLVKNYGDFSAVRGISFDVYENEIFGLLGPNGAGKSTTLEIIETLRRKTSGKVTVAGYDLDKEPDTIKGLIGVQLQASGYYPGLNLLQLIELFAGLYNQEVDAMALLRSVNLEEKAKSKYKELSGGQKQRFSVATTLINKPKVIFLDEPTTGLDPQARRNLWELIKSIKASGITVIITTHYMDEAEYLCDRIAIIDSGKIIALDTPDHLIDQLVASGFERPKEVKKANLEDVFLHLTGKTLRED; encoded by the coding sequence ATGGCTGATGTTATTATTTCTGTAAGGGATTTGGTGAAGAATTATGGTGACTTTAGTGCTGTGAGGGGGATTTCTTTTGATGTGTATGAAAATGAGATTTTCGGACTCCTAGGTCCTAATGGTGCAGGCAAGTCTACCACACTGGAAATTATAGAGACACTGCGCAGAAAGACGAGCGGCAAGGTTACTGTAGCGGGTTATGACTTGGATAAGGAGCCAGATACCATTAAAGGTCTTATAGGAGTGCAATTGCAAGCTAGTGGTTACTATCCGGGATTAAATTTATTGCAGTTGATAGAACTCTTTGCGGGCTTGTACAATCAGGAAGTAGATGCTATGGCTTTACTGAGGTCTGTAAACCTAGAAGAAAAAGCTAAATCAAAATACAAAGAATTAAGTGGAGGGCAGAAGCAACGATTTTCGGTGGCTACTACTCTCATAAATAAGCCTAAGGTGATTTTTCTGGATGAACCCACTACGGGTCTCGACCCTCAGGCAAGACGTAATTTGTGGGAGCTAATTAAAAGCATTAAGGCCAGTGGTATTACTGTAATTATTACCACTCATTATATGGACGAGGCGGAGTATCTGTGCGACCGCATTGCCATTATCGATTCGGGAAAAATTATTGCATTGGATACTCCCGACCATCTCATAGACCAATTAGTGGCTTCGGGGTTTGAACGTCCTAAGGAGGTAAAGAAAGCAAATCTGGAGGATGTATTCTTGCATCTTACCGGTAAAACACTTCGCGAAGATTAA